One genomic segment of Gemmatimonas aurantiaca includes these proteins:
- a CDS encoding ATPase, T2SS/T4P/T4SS family, which yields MAAPAASLASRTADRLGELLVREGILSRENLTKALQEQSASPGQRLGLTLVRMGMVPETEVVRMLARQFRMPAVDLSRFEVDTRLLKLIPAELASKHTVLPLKRDGRQLTVAIADPTAMAVVDDLKFITRYDIVPVLAGEYSMRAAIEKHYEANEIHMQSLLQDIAGDDDDIEVLEDQEDIVDASVLAAQVDEAPVVKLINAILGDAVHKGASDIHFECFEHELRVRYRIDGALQEVMKPPMKMRAALISRFKIMASLNIAERRVPQDGRIKLKIGKKVIDFRVSTLPTLFGEKVVLRILDKGNLTLELEKFGIEPRAERELMEAISNPYGMVLVTGPTGSGKTTTLYSALSKINNLDTNIMTAEDPVEYNLFGINQVQVRNEIGMTFAAALKAFLRQDPNVIMVGEIRDLETGGIAIKAALTGHMVMSTLHTNSAPETIVRLLDMGLEPFNVASALNLILAQRLVRRICPKCKMKYEPDLAELAGAKVKPDTTMRELRFTEEALQNAKLKASSEAAPFLTNLSLDTRIAELPFFKGHGCDACSGTGLKGRQGVYEVMFMTPALKKLVMQNSDVQTIRDSAIAEGMLTLRMDGWLKVLKGVTTLDQVIRETAN from the coding sequence GACGAAGGCCTTGCAGGAGCAATCCGCCAGTCCGGGACAGCGCCTCGGATTGACTCTCGTCCGCATGGGGATGGTACCGGAAACCGAAGTCGTCCGCATGCTGGCGCGGCAGTTCCGCATGCCGGCGGTCGACCTGTCGCGTTTCGAGGTGGACACGCGCCTCCTCAAGCTGATCCCCGCGGAACTGGCGTCGAAGCACACCGTGTTGCCGCTCAAGCGGGACGGCCGGCAACTCACCGTCGCCATCGCCGATCCGACGGCCATGGCCGTGGTGGACGATCTCAAGTTCATCACCCGCTACGACATCGTGCCGGTGCTCGCCGGCGAGTATTCCATGCGGGCGGCCATCGAGAAGCACTATGAGGCCAACGAGATCCACATGCAGTCCCTCCTGCAGGACATCGCGGGAGACGACGACGACATCGAGGTGCTCGAGGATCAGGAGGACATCGTCGATGCGAGCGTGCTCGCCGCGCAGGTCGACGAAGCGCCTGTCGTCAAGCTCATCAACGCCATCCTGGGCGATGCGGTGCACAAGGGCGCGTCCGACATCCACTTCGAGTGCTTCGAACACGAGCTGCGGGTGCGCTACCGCATCGACGGCGCGCTGCAGGAAGTGATGAAGCCGCCCATGAAAATGCGGGCCGCGCTCATTTCGCGTTTCAAGATCATGGCGTCGCTCAACATCGCCGAGCGTCGGGTGCCGCAGGACGGCCGCATCAAGCTCAAGATCGGCAAGAAGGTCATCGATTTCCGCGTGAGCACGCTGCCCACTCTGTTCGGTGAAAAGGTGGTGCTGCGAATCCTCGACAAGGGCAACCTCACGCTCGAACTCGAGAAGTTCGGCATCGAACCGCGCGCCGAACGGGAGTTGATGGAGGCCATCTCCAACCCGTATGGCATGGTGCTGGTCACCGGCCCCACGGGGTCGGGCAAGACCACCACCCTCTACTCGGCGTTGTCGAAGATCAACAATCTCGACACGAACATCATGACGGCCGAGGATCCCGTGGAGTACAACCTCTTCGGGATCAATCAGGTGCAGGTGCGCAACGAGATCGGCATGACGTTCGCCGCGGCGCTCAAGGCGTTCCTGCGGCAGGACCCCAACGTCATCATGGTGGGTGAGATCCGTGATCTGGAGACGGGCGGCATCGCCATCAAGGCCGCGCTCACGGGGCACATGGTCATGAGCACGCTGCACACCAATTCGGCGCCGGAAACCATCGTCCGCTTGCTGGACATGGGGCTCGAGCCGTTCAACGTGGCGTCGGCGCTCAATCTGATTCTGGCGCAGCGACTCGTCCGGCGTATCTGCCCCAAGTGCAAGATGAAGTACGAACCCGACCTCGCCGAGCTGGCGGGTGCCAAGGTGAAGCCGGACACCACCATGCGGGAGCTCCGGTTCACCGAGGAAGCGCTGCAGAACGCGAAGCTCAAGGCCTCTTCGGAAGCCGCGCCCTTCCTCACCAACCTGTCGCTCGATACCCGCATCGCCGAACTGCCCTTCTTCAAGGGGCATGGATGTGATGCCTGCAGCGGCACCGGCCTCAAGGGCCGTCAGGGTGTCTACGAAGTGATGTTCATGACCCCGGCGCTCAAGAAGCTGGTGATGCAGAACTCCGATGTGCAGACCATCCGCGACTCGGCCATCGCCGAGGGGATGCTGACCCTGCGCATGGACGGCTGGCTCAAGGTGTTGAAGGGGGTCACGACCCTCGATCAGGTCATCCGTGAAACGGCGAACTGA